In Sphingopyxis sp. 113P3, one DNA window encodes the following:
- a CDS encoding ribonuclease D yields MSVYFHEEDLPEGVLGPGPVAIDTETMGLNPLRDRLCLVQISDGTGDEHLVRFGPGSAYDAPVLKAILTDPDRLKLFHFARFDIAALQHALGVVTAPVYCTKIASKLVRTYTDRHGLKELVRELLGQEVSKQQQSSDWGAAILSEAQRDYAASDVRFLHAMKEVLDARLAREGRTHLAQACFDFLPTRAALDLAGWPEVDIFSHS; encoded by the coding sequence ATGAGCGTATATTTTCACGAAGAAGACCTGCCCGAAGGCGTATTGGGGCCGGGCCCCGTCGCGATCGACACCGAGACAATGGGTTTGAACCCGCTGCGCGACCGGCTGTGTCTCGTCCAGATCAGTGACGGGACGGGCGACGAGCATCTCGTCCGCTTCGGTCCCGGCAGCGCCTACGACGCCCCCGTGCTCAAAGCGATCCTGACCGATCCCGACCGTCTGAAGCTTTTTCATTTCGCGCGATTCGACATCGCTGCGCTCCAGCATGCGCTCGGGGTCGTCACCGCACCCGTTTATTGCACGAAGATCGCCTCGAAGCTGGTGCGCACCTATACCGACCGCCACGGGCTCAAGGAACTCGTACGCGAACTGCTCGGTCAGGAAGTATCGAAGCAGCAGCAGTCGAGCGACTGGGGCGCTGCGATCCTGAGCGAGGCGCAGCGCGACTATGCCGCGAGCGACGTGCGCTTCCTCCACGCGATGAAGGAGGTGCTTGATGCCCGGCTCGCGCGCGAAGGCCGCACGCATCTGGCACAAGCCTGCTTCGATTTCCTCCCGACGCG
- a CDS encoding cold-shock protein has protein sequence MSFNKDRRGHRGRGKRDDFGNFDSFEPSPYGGDSFGGPRGGYGERSGGYNDRGGFGGDRGGFGGGDRGGFGGGRGGGMPAQVVGEGQGTVKFFNPSKGFGFVARDDGGEDVFVHISAVEQAGLQGLASGQPLAFTLVERNGKVSAIDLKIEGEPLPVEEFSPRQREDRPGGARGRRQLTGERTSGTVKFFNTTKGFGFIARDDGQADAFVHISAVQRAGMAGLEEGDRVAFDIEVDDRGKFAAVNLQPASD, from the coding sequence ATGAGTTTCAACAAGGATCGCCGTGGCCATCGGGGACGCGGTAAGCGCGATGATTTCGGAAATTTCGACAGCTTCGAACCGTCGCCTTACGGCGGCGACAGCTTTGGCGGCCCGCGTGGCGGTTATGGCGAGCGCAGCGGTGGTTATAACGATCGCGGAGGCTTTGGCGGTGATCGCGGCGGCTTTGGCGGCGGCGATCGCGGCGGCTTCGGCGGCGGGCGCGGCGGCGGCATGCCGGCGCAGGTTGTCGGCGAGGGCCAGGGCACGGTCAAATTCTTCAACCCGTCGAAGGGCTTCGGCTTCGTCGCCCGCGACGATGGCGGCGAAGACGTGTTCGTGCACATCAGCGCGGTCGAGCAGGCCGGCCTTCAGGGTCTCGCCTCGGGGCAACCGCTCGCCTTCACCCTCGTCGAACGCAACGGCAAGGTGTCGGCGATCGACCTCAAGATCGAGGGCGAACCGCTACCGGTCGAGGAATTCTCGCCGCGCCAGCGCGAGGATCGCCCCGGCGGCGCGCGCGGCCGGCGCCAGCTGACCGGCGAGCGCACCTCGGGCACGGTCAAATTCTTCAACACGACGAAGGGCTTCGGCTTCATTGCGCGCGACGATGGACAGGCGGACGCCTTTGTCCACATCAGCGCGGTGCAGCGCGCTGGCATGGCAGGCCTTGAAGAGGGCGACCGCGTTGCCTTTGACATCGAGGTCGACGACCGCGGCAAGTTCGCGGCGGTGAACCTCCAGCCCGCGAGCGACTGA